The nucleotide sequence CGCCGCCCGAGAGCTCCGCGACCAAGCGAGGGCCGACGGGAATGATCAGACCTATGCCGAGAGCGTCGAGGAAGAGCGTAAGCAGGATGAAGCTCGTCGTGGCCCCAGAGGCAGCGCGTCCCTTCGAGTCTACGGTGGCGAGCGGCCCTGCGGGCGCGTCGCTCACGACGAGCTCACGCCGCGGGCTCGCGCGGTCCGCGCGCCTCGCGCACGATGGGGGCTCACGGGCCGAACGTGAGCCCGAGGTAGACGCCCAAGTACACCTGCGGGCCCGAGGCCAGCGCGTAGCTCGGCGTCGTGAGGCCAACGCCCGGGGCCAGCTGTCGGTTCAGATCGGGGGGCGAGCGGGGCACCTGGTCGCCGAAGAGCTTCGCGCTCGGGCTCTCGGCGAGCATCATCAGGCCGAGGGGGATCGACAGGCGCTCGGTCAGCCGGAGCGCGACCGAACCGTCGAGGTTGAGCACGGGGGAGAGCGAGCCCGCGCCGTCGGTCGCGTAGGCGTCGCGGAGCGGATCGGGGCCGGTGGTGTCGCGCGCGAGGAACGACACGCGGTAGGAGGCGCCGACGCCGACGGCGAAGCTGCCGCGAAGCTTCTGGGTCTGGAAGGAGAGCCGCGTGCGCCCAAGCAGGAACCCGCCGGCGCGCCCGATGAAGAAGTCCTCCGTGCGCGCAGGATCGGGGCCAAAGCCGCCGCCGACGCCGAGGTTTGACGGACCGTAGGTGACCGTGGCGCGCTGCTGATCGTACGAGCCGCCGAGGAGCAGCTCGAGCCCGACCGGATCCCAATGGTGCCCGGCGAAGAAGAAGAGCCCACCCCCTATCCCTGCGCCCCCGCCCGTGCATCCGGTGATGCCCTGTGACTTGTTCTTGCAGCTCTGCTGCACGTCGCTGCCGTTGCCGGCCGGCAACATGACGCCCATGACGCCGAAGCCGCCGTAGAAGCCCTCGAGCTTGCGGGGACCCTTGTCGTCACCTCCGGTCTTCACCACCGACGAGAGCGTGAGCACGACGGTGCGCGACGAGGTCTCCTTCTCGGCGAGCACCACCTCCTCTTCGAACCGCTGGTACCCCTCGCGGGTGATCACGAGCTTGTGGGTGCCGGCGGGCAGCTCGCCCGTGTACATGCCCTCACCCACCTCGACGCCGTCGATCGTGATCTTCGCCGTGGGGCTGCCGTCGACCGTGACCTTGAAGCGCGCCGCGGTGGACGCCGCGCGGACCTCCACGTCGCGGCGCGAGCCCTTCTCGATCTGCACCTTCTCGGTCGGCGACTTCAGCCGGTCGCCTTTGGCGGCGACCTCGTGGGGGCCCGCCGCGACGTCGCCCTCCCACGGGGCCGGGCCCATGTCGATGCCGTCGACGAAGACGTGGACCGTTCTGCCCTCGGCCTCGTGGACGCGGAGCGTGCCCTTCTCGGAGATGGCCACGAGCTTGGCGACCACGGTCGCGCCCGCGTTCGCGGCGATCTGCACGGTGCTCGTGAAGGGCGTGAACCCCGCCTTGCGCACCTCGACCTTGTGCTCGCCGACGCCGAAGCGCGGCGAGCGCGCGAGCGGCAGGGCGCCGCGCGAGGCGCCGTCGACCACGACCTCGGCGCCAGCCTCGGACTCCACGGTCAGCGTGCCGGTCTTCTCGCCAAGCTCCTTGAGGCGCGCTTCCACCTTGGTCCGGTGGTCCTTCTTGAGCTTCGAGACGTGGGCGCGGATGAGCTGCTCGTACGCGTCGTACGCGGCCGGTGCGTCGCCCTTCGAGTAGAGGGCGTTGGCGAGCCCGTCGAGGGCCGCGAGCGAGGGATCGGCCGCCTTCGCCGCGGAGTACGCGGTGATGGCGGCGGGCCAGTCCTTCGCGCGGGTGGCCTTGTCGCCGGCTGCGAGGGCGGCCATCGATTCTTTCGTCACGCCCTGCGCGAGCGCCTGACCGGGGGCGAGCGCGCCGAGCGCGACGGCCGCGACGGCCACCCTTGCGAGCCAGCCGAAGCGCCCGAGGCGGCGCGTGCGCGCGCACCCGACGACGTTCTCGGACCGTTCCAGGCGGGGCTCGAAAGAGGCAGGCTTCACGCCTTCACCCTACCGACGCCCCCCGCGCATGGGAAGGTTAAAGCCGAGCCGCGTCGTCTCCGGCCTCACCCGACCGGCGAGCTCGCGCGGGGCCGCGGGAGGGCTCACGGCAGGTGCTTGGGGCGGCAGATGGGCGCGCGCGGGGCGGCGCGGGCGCGCTCGCTGGGCGGCGTGCGCCCGTGGCTCTTCAGGGCGCCCTGCGCTTCCGCGGGGACGAGCTGGCGCAGCTGCCACGCCTGGAGCCTGTTCTGAATCTCCGCTCGGTCGAGCGCGTCCTTGCTCTCCGCGACGTAGTTCGCGACGAAGAGCACCGTCGCGACGTGCGACGCGGAGAGGAGCAGTATGGTCGTAAGTGACGGTGTCTCCACAGCATTGAGGAGGATGACGAACCGGTCCTTCTCGAGCACGAACGTGCGCGGCAGCACCCCCAGCAGCTCTAGGGCGAGCGGCAACACGAGGCTGAGCAGCGCGAGCCCGCTCGCGAGGAACCGGTGCGAGCGCCGCCCGCTCAGCACGAACGCGACGGTCACGACGGCGGCGATCGCGGGCACCGAGATGAACGGCCCGAAAATGAGCGAAGAAGACGCGACCGCGGCGTAGGTGATGGTCGGCGCGACCCAAACGGGCAGGCGTCGACTCACGAACAGCGCCGCCGGAGCGAGCCCCCACAGCACCACGTTGAGCGCGACCGACGTGGGGTTGCGCACCCCCATGAGCAACGCGGTCGGGAACACGAACAGCAGCGCCCCCAGGGCGAACAGCAGCGAGCCGCGGCGGGAGGCGCGGTCCGCGCGGCGCGCCTCGAGCGTGTGGACCTCGTCGACGACCTCCGCGGGGAGAGCCGACGGAGGGGCGGTGACCAAGCGCACGAGCAGCGCCAGCGCCTCCGGGTCGTCCGGATCGAGCGCGAGGGAGCGGCCCACCTCACGGAGCGCGCCCTGGCGATCCTCCGGCGTACCCTCGGGAGCGAGCGCGCGCCCGGCGAGCTCCCGCGCGGAGATGGCGTGGGTCCGCGCGAGGGCCTGCCGCCGCTCGAGGTCGAGATCGCCGCTGAGGAAGTCTTCGATCGCCTCGGAGAACTCGCGCGCCGACGCGTAGCGCTTCTCGGGGTAGGGGCTCGTCGCCCGCATACACACGGCGTCGATCGCGTCGGGGATCGCGCTGTCGGGGCGGCGCGCGCTCGCGCTCCGGTCCTCGCCCCGCAGCGTGCGCGCGAGGATCTCGGGCGTCTCGCCGTTGCCGAAGAGTGACTCGAAGGTGAGCAGCTCGAACAGGATGGCGCCCAGCGCGAACACGTCGGTCTGCCCGTTCACCTCGCCCGACTGGCCCAGGATCTGCTCCGGCGCCATGTACCCGGGTGTCCCGATGATAGCCCCCGAGGCCGTCTTGGCCGAGGCGACGTCGGTGAAATCAAGCTTCGAGATCGCGAGGTCGGCGGTCTGCTGGCTGATGGGAGGGGCCTCGTTCGCGAGGAGCTTCGCCACGCCCCAGTCGAGCACGTAGACCTCGCCGAAGTCGCCCAGCATCACGTTCGCGGGCTTCAGATCGCGGTGGACGACACCCTTCGTGTGCGCGAAGTGGATCGCGAGGCACACGCGCGAGAACGCGGAGAGGAGCTTGCGCAGCGGGTATTCGGCGACCGTACGCGGATCGCCCTCGCGTAGGCGCTCGACGAGCAGCTCGAGCGTCAGCCCCCGCACCCGGCGCATGGTGAAGTAAAGGGCGCCCTCCTCCGCGAACGCGAGGTCGTAGACCGGGACGATCGCGGGGTGCTCGAGCTGCCCCTGGATGCGCGCCTCGCGGAGGAAGCGCGCGCGGAGATCGGGGCGCGAGAGCTGCATGGGCCGCATCGCCTTCATGGCGACTTCGCGGCCGATGTGCAGGTCGGTGCAGGAGCGCACCTCGCCCATGCCCCCCTCGCCGAGGAGATCGTGCACCGCGTATCGAGCGTCCTCCGGGCGGTTCGGGCGGAGACCGTCGAGCAGCGGATCGTCCCGGCGGAGCTCGAGGGTGACCGCGCGCTCGAAGCCGGTGTCCTGCAGCATGGTCTCGGCGTAGCCCACGGCGGGCTGCACCGCGCTGCGGTAGGGGGCGATGACGGGCGTCGCCGGTCCCCCGCGGTTCTTGCTGCTCGGCGCGCCCATCAGGGGACAGTGTGCCAGACGCGGCCCCGCCGACCCGCAAGAAACATCAAGGGTCGACGTAGTCGACGAGGTCGCCCCTGAACGTCCGTAGGGTCGTGCGCCCCGGCGGGCCCAGCGCTCGGCTCACCACGTAGTTCGGCGTGAGCGGGACCTTGCCGAGGCCGCCCGGGGTGTCGCAAATGAGCTTCGGGAGCGCGATGCCGGTGAGGCGCCCCTGCAGCGTTTCCATGAGCTCGACGCCGCGCGCGAGCGGCGTGCGGAGGTGCGACGTGCCCCGCACCGGGTCCATTTGGAGGAGGTAATAGGGGCGCACGCGCGCCCGGACGAGCCCCCGGAAGAGCGCCTCGAGCGTGCCTGCGTCGTCGTTCACGCCGCGCAGGAGCACGGTCTGGTTCATCACCGGGAACCCCGCGTTCGCGAGGCGCTCGCAGGCGGCGATAGAGGCCTTCGTGAGCTCTCGCGGGTGGTTGAAATGCGTCATCACCCACAGCGGGTGGTGCTTGCGGAGCGCCTGCACGAGCTCCCGGGTGATGCGCATGGGCAACGTGACGGGCACGCGCGTCGCGAGGCGGATGGTGTCCACGCTCGGCACCTCGCGAATGGCCTCCACGAGCCTCACGAGGCGGGCGGTGGCCATCGCGAGCGGATCCCCGCCGCTCACGATCACGTCGCGCACCTCGGGGTGGGCGCGGAGCCACGCGAACGCCGGCGCGAGGGCCTCGAGCGAGACCGCGCCCCCGCCGTCGCCCACGATGCGCGAGCGCGTGCAGAAGCGGCAGTACACGGCGCAGCGATCGGTCGCGAGCAGGAGCGCGCGGTCGGGATAGCGGCGCACGAGGTGCGGCGCGACCTCGTGCGCGACCTCGCCCAGCGGATCGGTGAGGTCGCCCTCGACCGTGAGGTCTTCCTCGGCCCGGGGCACACACTGGAGACGAATCGGGCACCGCGGATCGTGCGGATCGGCGAGCGAGAGGTAATAGGGAGTGATCGACATGGGCAGGCCCTGCCGCGCGGCGCGGGTCGCGCCCTCGAGCTCGCTCGGGGAGAGCGGCAGCCGCCGCGCGAGCTCGTCGACGCGGGTGATCGCTCCACGCACCTGCGCACGCCAGTCGCGCGGTCCGGCGTCGGCCTCGGCGCGCGCGCGGCCTCGGCGGCGAGGAGCGGGGCGCACGAGCGCGGACGGGGGCACGAGCTGCTCGGCGGCTTCGGTCGCCATGGCGACGCTATAGGCGTATCGGCGGCCGGGCGCGAGAAGTCTCGCGCGACGGCGGGGACGCGGCTGGTCCGTGCGCCGCGCTCGGCTGAGCCTCGGGCGCCTGGTAGTGTACCCGACGTGGACCGAACCTTCTGGGAAGAGCGCTGGAACCTTGGGCAGACAGGCTTTCACGAAGGCGCCCCGAACGAGCTGCTGCGACGGCACGTGGGCGCCCTCGGCGCGGGGCACGTCTACGTGCCTTTGTGTGGGAAATCAAACGATCTCAAATATTTGCGCGACCAGGGTTTCGACGTCACCGGCGTGGAGATCGTGCCCTCCGCGATCGCGCAGCTCTTCGCCGAGCTCGGCCCGGAGGCGCCCCGTGTGGAAGAGCTCCCGCCTTTCCGCAGGCACTCGGGCGCGGGCCTCACGGTGCTCGAGGGCGACGCCTTCGCGCTCACCCCCGCGCACCTCGGCGGAGAGGTCGATGCCGTGTTCGATCGCGCAGCGCTCGTCGCCGTCGCCCCGTCCACCCGCGAGGCGTACGTCGCGCGGCTCGCGGACGTGCTGCGCCCCGGGGGCCGGGTCTTGCTCGTGACCTTCGACTACGACCAGAAGAAGCTCTCCGGCCCGCCGTGGGCGGTGTCGCCCGAAGACGTACGCGCGCTGTGCGACGCGGCGTTCGAGGTCGAGCTCCTCGAAGAACGCCCCGCCGCCGTGGGCCCAAAATTTGCGGCCGCCGGCGCCGAGGTGCGGGAGCGCTTGTTCCTCCTTCGGAAGCGCGGCTGACCACGCGCGGGCGCGCGGTTCATGGCGAGACCTCGCCTTCGGTTCGGGCTCGCCATCGACCTTCGTGCGCCCGTTCGGGGCATACTTTCAGGTTCGGGGTACGCTACCGGGCCATGAGCCTCCCGCCTCCCCCCGCGCCCCTCCGCCCGTCGGCCGCGCCCGCTGCGCCCTCCGCGCCGCCCGCGCCGCCCGCGCCGCCCGCGCCCTCCTCTGCGTTGCGGGTGCGCGACCTCATGACGCGGAACGTGTTCACGCTGAGCGCCACGCAGAGCGTGCCGCTGGCCGAGGCGATGATGAGCCTCAAGCACATCCGCCACGTCCCCATCGTCGATGACGCGGGCCATCTGCAGGGCCTCGTCACCCACCGCGATCTCCTCGCGGCGTGCATCAGCACCCTGTCGCCGCTCTCCGACGAGGAGCGCTCGAGCCTCCAGCTCTCGGTGCCGGTGTCTCGGCTCATGCGGCGCGACGTATGGACCATCTCGTCGTTGGCGCCCGCGAGCGCGGCGGCGCGACTCATGCGCGACCACCAAATAGGCTGTCTGCCGGTGGTCGACGACGGCGTGTTGGTCGGCATCCTCACGGGCACCGATCTGCTCGAGCTCGCCTCGCGCGCGCTCGAGAGCGTCGCCGCGCCGCGCGCCGGGTGGCGAGTGGAGGACGCGATGACGGCGGTGCCGCTCTCGATCGAGCCGAGCACGACGATCGAGAAGGCGCGAAGCGTGATGTTGCGCTTCGGCATCCGCCACCTGCCCGTCGTGGAGGGCGGAAGGCCGATCGCGCTCGTCGCCGACGCGGACCTGCGCGTGGCCGAGGTCGTGTATCGCGAGTGCGGGCAGAAGACGCAGGCCTCGCTCGCCACCTACTTTTGCGGCGGCGAGCGGCTGCACAGGACGACCCCCGAGGCTCACCTCGACGACGTGCTGCTCGACATGTGGCGGAGCCGGCTCGACGCCACCCTCGTGGTGAGCGCCAGCGACGGAGCGCTGGTCGGCATCCTCACGACGGCGGATGCGTGCCGGCTCTTCGGCGAGCACCTCGCGTCGCTCCGCGCGGCTGCTCGGCGCCCCGGCGTCGCTGACGAAGCCCCCGGGGGCTGAGCGCCCCTTCGCAGGAATGCGTGCGGGCGCACGGGCGGCCCTGTAGACTGGAGGCGTGCCGACCCGCGTCACCCCGAGCTGGCTCAGCGCGCGCGCGCTCGGCCTCGCTGGCTGGAAGTTCGAGGGCCCGGTGCCCTCCGAGAAGAAATACGTGATGCTCGCCGTGCCCCACACGAGCAACTGGGACGGCGTGCTGCTGCTCTCGCTCACGCGGAGCATCGGCGTGCGCATCGAGTGGATGGTGAAGGACTCGTGGGTGAAGGGCCCCGTGGGGCCCGTCCTGAAGCGCCTCGGCGCCGTGGCGATCGACCGCTCGCACGCCACTCACGTGGTCGACCAAATGGTCGAACAGTTTCGAAGGAACG is from Myxococcales bacterium and encodes:
- a CDS encoding PEGA domain-containing protein, whose product is MKPASFEPRLERSENVVGCARTRRLGRFGWLARVAVAAVALGALAPGQALAQGVTKESMAALAAGDKATRAKDWPAAITAYSAAKAADPSLAALDGLANALYSKGDAPAAYDAYEQLIRAHVSKLKKDHRTKVEARLKELGEKTGTLTVESEAGAEVVVDGASRGALPLARSPRFGVGEHKVEVRKAGFTPFTSTVQIAANAGATVVAKLVAISEKGTLRVHEAEGRTVHVFVDGIDMGPAPWEGDVAAGPHEVAAKGDRLKSPTEKVQIEKGSRRDVEVRAASTAARFKVTVDGSPTAKITIDGVEVGEGMYTGELPAGTHKLVITREGYQRFEEEVVLAEKETSSRTVVLTLSSVVKTGGDDKGPRKLEGFYGGFGVMGVMLPAGNGSDVQQSCKNKSQGITGCTGGGAGIGGGLFFFAGHHWDPVGLELLLGGSYDQQRATVTYGPSNLGVGGGFGPDPARTEDFFIGRAGGFLLGRTRLSFQTQKLRGSFAVGVGASYRVSFLARDTTGPDPLRDAYATDGAGSLSPVLNLDGSVALRLTERLSIPLGLMMLAESPSAKLFGDQVPRSPPDLNRQLAPGVGLTTPSYALASGPQVYLGVYLGLTFGP
- a CDS encoding serine/threonine protein kinase, yielding MGAPSSKNRGGPATPVIAPYRSAVQPAVGYAETMLQDTGFERAVTLELRRDDPLLDGLRPNRPEDARYAVHDLLGEGGMGEVRSCTDLHIGREVAMKAMRPMQLSRPDLRARFLREARIQGQLEHPAIVPVYDLAFAEEGALYFTMRRVRGLTLELLVERLREGDPRTVAEYPLRKLLSAFSRVCLAIHFAHTKGVVHRDLKPANVMLGDFGEVYVLDWGVAKLLANEAPPISQQTADLAISKLDFTDVASAKTASGAIIGTPGYMAPEQILGQSGEVNGQTDVFALGAILFELLTFESLFGNGETPEILARTLRGEDRSASARRPDSAIPDAIDAVCMRATSPYPEKRYASAREFSEAIEDFLSGDLDLERRQALARTHAISARELAGRALAPEGTPEDRQGALREVGRSLALDPDDPEALALLVRLVTAPPSALPAEVVDEVHTLEARRADRASRRGSLLFALGALLFVFPTALLMGVRNPTSVALNVVLWGLAPAALFVSRRLPVWVAPTITYAAVASSSLIFGPFISVPAIAAVVTVAFVLSGRRSHRFLASGLALLSLVLPLALELLGVLPRTFVLEKDRFVILLNAVETPSLTTILLLSASHVATVLFVANYVAESKDALDRAEIQNRLQAWQLRQLVPAEAQGALKSHGRTPPSERARAAPRAPICRPKHLP
- a CDS encoding KamA family radical SAM protein, whose translation is MATEAAEQLVPPSALVRPAPRRRGRARAEADAGPRDWRAQVRGAITRVDELARRLPLSPSELEGATRAARQGLPMSITPYYLSLADPHDPRCPIRLQCVPRAEEDLTVEGDLTDPLGEVAHEVAPHLVRRYPDRALLLATDRCAVYCRFCTRSRIVGDGGGAVSLEALAPAFAWLRAHPEVRDVIVSGGDPLAMATARLVRLVEAIREVPSVDTIRLATRVPVTLPMRITRELVQALRKHHPLWVMTHFNHPRELTKASIAACERLANAGFPVMNQTVLLRGVNDDAGTLEALFRGLVRARVRPYYLLQMDPVRGTSHLRTPLARGVELMETLQGRLTGIALPKLICDTPGGLGKVPLTPNYVVSRALGPPGRTTLRTFRGDLVDYVDP
- a CDS encoding methyltransferase domain-containing protein, whose translation is MDRTFWEERWNLGQTGFHEGAPNELLRRHVGALGAGHVYVPLCGKSNDLKYLRDQGFDVTGVEIVPSAIAQLFAELGPEAPRVEELPPFRRHSGAGLTVLEGDAFALTPAHLGGEVDAVFDRAALVAVAPSTREAYVARLADVLRPGGRVLLVTFDYDQKKLSGPPWAVSPEDVRALCDAAFEVELLEERPAAVGPKFAAAGAEVRERLFLLRKRG
- a CDS encoding CBS domain-containing protein, coding for MSLPPPPAPLRPSAAPAAPSAPPAPPAPPAPSSALRVRDLMTRNVFTLSATQSVPLAEAMMSLKHIRHVPIVDDAGHLQGLVTHRDLLAACISTLSPLSDEERSSLQLSVPVSRLMRRDVWTISSLAPASAAARLMRDHQIGCLPVVDDGVLVGILTGTDLLELASRALESVAAPRAGWRVEDAMTAVPLSIEPSTTIEKARSVMLRFGIRHLPVVEGGRPIALVADADLRVAEVVYRECGQKTQASLATYFCGGERLHRTTPEAHLDDVLLDMWRSRLDATLVVSASDGALVGILTTADACRLFGEHLASLRAAARRPGVADEAPGG
- a CDS encoding lysophospholipid acyltransferase family protein, whose translation is MPTRVTPSWLSARALGLAGWKFEGPVPSEKKYVMLAVPHTSNWDGVLLLSLTRSIGVRIEWMVKDSWVKGPVGPVLKRLGAVAIDRSHATHVVDQMVEQFRRNDELVLAVPPEGTRAYADRWRSGFYHIARGAGVPVVPGYLDFARRRAGLGPAIALTGDMRADMDKVRAFYDEKRPVPFDPAKFGPIRLREEEPSPEGGGAASR